The genome window ATCCGGCCGATGGTTGCTCTTCATCGACGACGACGAACTGCCGGTCCCCGACTGGGTGGTCGCGATGCTGCGCACCCAAGCCACATCCGGCGCCGACGCTGTCTTCGGCCCGGTCCTCGCGCGGTACGACGACCCCCCTCCGGCTTGGTTGGAGAACGGTGAACGACGATTCTGGGGGCGACCCCGACACAGGACCGGGGACACCCTGCCGGTGAACGAGGCGCGCGCGGGGAACGTGCTCGTCTCGGCGTCCCTACTGGCTCGGCGCGACGGCCCGTTCGACCCGGCGTTCGGCGTGACGGGCGGCGAGGACGCCATGCTCTTCTGGGAGTTGGCTCGCTCGGGTGCCTGCTTCGTCTGGTGTGACGAGGCCGAGGTGAGTGAGCAGGTTCCAGCGTCCCGCCGTAGCCTCACCTACGTGCTCAGGCGTGGCTTCAGTGGAGGCCAGTCCTATGCGCGAGTGGAGCTGGCGCGACTGCGTGGCACCGAGCGGATGCGACGCGCTGCGAGTCTGCTCTGCTCAGGACTGTGGCGCCTTCCAGTCGCCGCACTCCTCGCCCTTGTTGCTCTTCCGCAGGATCGGGCGCGAGCCGTGCACTGGCTCCGTGTCGCCTATGCGCAGGCCGGCAAGATCGGTGCCGTCGTGGGACAGCAGACGAACTTCTACGCCACCTGACCGCGGCGCAGTACGGAGCGGCCGTAGCGAACCAGCTCGTCGAGGTCACGCCGGTAGGCCGGCAGTCCGAGCGAGGCGACGCAGGTGGCCAACCATGCAGGGATCAACACGGCGAGCTGTGCAAGTGCCGCCCAGTCGTCGATGGTGGTGCTCGTTGCCCAGGTCACCGCTGCGGCGAAGGCGAAGAGGACCACGCTCCTGATCGCCGAACGGAGCAGTGGTGTCGCGCTGACGCCAACCCGGGGCAGTGATACGGCGGCGCCGATGATGAGGATCGCGAACTCACCAGCAGCCGAGGCGAGGGCGACCCAGACGGCGCCGTGCGATGCCGCCAGGATCATGAGCACGACCATCCCGATCCGTGCACCGAGTTCGGCGCCGAACAGGATGCCGGTGCGGCCGTGCGCCAAGAGGATCCAGTAGTAGATGTATCCCACCGCATGGAAAGCGCTTCCGAGACACATCGCACGGATGAAGGGGGTCGCGCTCTCCCATCCGTGTCCGAGGACGACGTCGACGAGTGGCCCCGTTGCGGCGGTGATCAGGCTGAGCGTCCCGAGGAGAAGCGTCGTGAGGACGAGCTGCCCGCGACGTACGGCGAGGGCGAAACCCTCGGGGTCCTCCAGGCGGGACGAGAGATGTGGCAGGACGACGCGGGTGAGCGGTGACGCGATCTGCTGCACGGGCAAGCGTGCGACCTGCCATGCCCGGTTGTACACCCCTAAGGTCGCGGCGCCCCAGCGCTGGCCGATGATCACGGAATCGGCGTTGCTGCTGATGTAGTTGACGACTTGGGCCAGGAGCGTGAAAAGCCCGAAGCGCAGAAGCCCGCGCATCGATTCACCCCTACGGGGCAGGTCCGGCCTCCACCCCGACCGCACGGCGAGAGCAAAGGCGGTGAACCACGCCGCGCCGACCTGTTGGCCGACGAGTCCCCAGTAACGACCGCCGAGCAGGATGATTCCGAGCCCGAGGCCGAGGCCGAGCACCTGCGCGAGGACGTCGACCGAGGCGAGTACGCCGAAGCTGCGGTCTCGGTTGAGCTCTGTGCGGAACTGCCCTGTGATCCCGTTGGCGACGAAGACCAGGGAGAGCGCAACGGCAACGTCGCGCACCGCTGGTTGGCCGTAGGCCTCCGCCAGCAGCGGCGCCGCACCAAGGATCGCGATACCGATCGCGACGCCGATACCGGTTGAGATCCAGAACAGGTTTGAGCGCTGCCCCTGAGTGAGGTCGCGCGCTTGGAGTGCGGCGAGGGAGAGGCCGAAGTCGCCGAGCACGTACGCCACGCCGACGACGGCGGTCACCATCGCCACGATGCCGAAATCATGGGGATCGAGCAACCGGGAGAAGAGGACGAGGGCTACGATCTGCACGACGTATTTCAGCCACTGACCAGCGAGGGCTACGACAGCGTGTCTGCCGGCCGAATGACCACTCACCGCGCGAGTGTATCTGCAGTGACGTCCGATCCCGCCCGGCTGATGCAGTTCACGACAGACCGCGTCGCGGTGATTCTCATCGTGCTGCTGTGGCTGCGCCTCGTCGGCAACCTGCTGGTCATCTCCCTCACCACGGACAAGCGCTATGCCGATGTCGGTGAGGCGACCGTGTCCGCGCCGGCGGAGCTCACCAGCAGGGCGTTTCTCGCGCTCTTCATGGCGATTGCGGCGGCTGCCGTGATCTTCAGGATGAACGAGATTCCTCAGGTTGGACTCTGGAGGCTGGCACTTTTCCTCACTCCGTGGTTGTACCTCCTCGCGCGAGATGCGTATGCGGGCGATCTGGGCAGCAGTGCCGTTCCCATGGCGCTTCTCGTCCTGGCGATGGCCGCGCTGCGGCCCGGCCGCGTGGCGTTAGAGACCGTCGGTGTCCTCGTCGTGATCACGGCCGTGATGTGTCTTGCGCTGGGACTCCTGATGCCGGCGGCAGGAATCCTCCACGAGGCGAACGGCGCGGTCCGCCAGGCCAGCAAGGCGCTCTTCCCGTCGCTCGGGTTGCTCGAAGGCATCTTCACCGCAGAGAACAATCTTGCGCAGTACATGGCACTCGGCATTCCGACGGTACTGATGATCCGGCCCCGCTGGCTTGCCTTCGTCTGCCTCGTCCCGGTACTCGCGGCTCTCGCATGGTCATCGAGCCGCGGCGGGCTGATCACGGCACTCGCCGTCCTCTCGTCCGCCGGTCTGCTGTGGTTGGTGCTGCAGACCCTCGGCCGGCGGGCCGTCTCCCTCGTCTCGTTGGCACTCACAGCAGTCTCAATCGCGGTCTGCGTCTGGCTCCCGCTCCAGCCATGGCAGGACGATACGTTCACCGCTCGTGCGGGAATCTGGCGTGTCTCGGTCCACGCTTGGCTCACGCGCGGAGACCTTTTCGGCTTCGGCAGCACCTGGTACGACGACCAGGCGACGACGACCACCAGTTCTCTGATCGACGCCGCTTATCACGGCCACAACCAGTTCGTGCAGATCGGCGTGACGGGCGGTGTCGTGTTCGTGTTCGTGATGGCCGTGTGGCTGGCGTGTCTTCAGGTTGTGTCGACCCGAGACGATGCTCCATTCCAGATCACGGCGGCGTTGACCCTCGTCGCCGTTGTCGTGAACGGCTTCTTCGAAGTCCCGCTTGCCTTCGTCGATCGATGGGCGTTCTGGACTGTGACACTGGTGCCGATGGCTGTCCTGTTCTTCGCACCGGAGCGACGTTCGTCGCACCCCGACGCGGCATGGCGCCGAGGATGAGCGCTCGTGAGTGGCTTGCCGCCAACCGCGTCGGAATGATCGCGATGGGAATCTTCGTCTCGCTCGTTCTCGTCGGTGCGGGTTTCCTGGCCTACACCGGCCTCAGAACCAACCTGCTTCGTGACGGCTCGTTCCGTTTGCAACCCGCGGTGGTCGAGCCGTCAGGCGACCCATTCACGACACTGCCGCTGTACGTCGACCCGCACTCCCAGACGGTCGCTGCGGCCGCTGCGGACTCTCGCTTTGATGCGCTCGCTCGCGTCGCCCAGGCCAAGTGGTTCTCCGACTGGAGCACCACAGACACGATCGCCAGCGACCTCGGCACCTACCTGGCCGGAGCTACCGCGCGCCATGAGCTCCCGGTCGCCGTGTTCTACCGCATTCCCTCTCGCGACTGCGGCGGTTATGCCGAGGGCGGTGCGCGAGACGACTCCGAGTACCGGACGTGGGTCGACCGCGCCGCCTCGGCCGTCCAAGGGCGCCCCTTGGTCGTGGTGCTTGAGCCAGACTCGATCGGGATGCTGGGTCGCTGCTCTGATCCGGGTGCCCAAGCGGCACTCCTCGGCTATGCCGTGCATGCGTTGGCCAGAGCCGGTGTGTGGGTCTATCTCGACGGCGGTCACTCCGACTGGCAGTCACCCGAGGTGATGGCCAAGCGACTCAAGCAGGCCGATGTTGCGGAAGCGCGTGGCTTCGCCACCAATGTTGCGAATTACCGTCCGACCGCAGACGAGCTCGACTACGGCATGCAGGTGTCCACCGCCCTTACGACGTTGGGAGTGAAGGACAAGCGCTTCGTCGT of Nocardioides sp. Kera G14 contains these proteins:
- a CDS encoding glycosyltransferase family 2 protein, whose amino-acid sequence is MDLSICICTFRRPDQLRELLVRLGTVDLGEFQVEVVVVDNETEGTGLAVVDELAPTLRVPVVTRHVTVPNIAVARNAAVRAASGRWLLFIDDDELPVPDWVVAMLRTQATSGADAVFGPVLARYDDPPPAWLENGERRFWGRPRHRTGDTLPVNEARAGNVLVSASLLARRDGPFDPAFGVTGGEDAMLFWELARSGACFVWCDEAEVSEQVPASRRSLTYVLRRGFSGGQSYARVELARLRGTERMRRAASLLCSGLWRLPVAALLALVALPQDRARAVHWLRVAYAQAGKIGAVVGQQTNFYAT
- a CDS encoding lipopolysaccharide biosynthesis protein gives rise to the protein MQIVALVLFSRLLDPHDFGIVAMVTAVVGVAYVLGDFGLSLAALQARDLTQGQRSNLFWISTGIGVAIGIAILGAAPLLAEAYGQPAVRDVAVALSLVFVANGITGQFRTELNRDRSFGVLASVDVLAQVLGLGLGLGIILLGGRYWGLVGQQVGAAWFTAFALAVRSGWRPDLPRRGESMRGLLRFGLFTLLAQVVNYISSNADSVIIGQRWGAATLGVYNRAWQVARLPVQQIASPLTRVVLPHLSSRLEDPEGFALAVRRGQLVLTTLLLGTLSLITAATGPLVDVVLGHGWESATPFIRAMCLGSAFHAVGYIYYWILLAHGRTGILFGAELGARIGMVVLMILAASHGAVWVALASAAGEFAILIIGAAVSLPRVGVSATPLLRSAIRSVVLFAFAAAVTWATSTTIDDWAALAQLAVLIPAWLATCVASLGLPAYRRDLDELVRYGRSVLRRGQVA
- a CDS encoding O-antigen ligase family protein is translated as MGIEQPGEEDEGYDLHDVFQPLTSEGYDSVSAGRMTTHRASVSAVTSDPARLMQFTTDRVAVILIVLLWLRLVGNLLVISLTTDKRYADVGEATVSAPAELTSRAFLALFMAIAAAAVIFRMNEIPQVGLWRLALFLTPWLYLLARDAYAGDLGSSAVPMALLVLAMAALRPGRVALETVGVLVVITAVMCLALGLLMPAAGILHEANGAVRQASKALFPSLGLLEGIFTAENNLAQYMALGIPTVLMIRPRWLAFVCLVPVLAALAWSSSRGGLITALAVLSSAGLLWLVLQTLGRRAVSLVSLALTAVSIAVCVWLPLQPWQDDTFTARAGIWRVSVHAWLTRGDLFGFGSTWYDDQATTTTSSLIDAAYHGHNQFVQIGVTGGVVFVFVMAVWLACLQVVSTRDDAPFQITAALTLVAVVVNGFFEVPLAFVDRWAFWTVTLVPMAVLFFAPERRSSHPDAAWRRG
- a CDS encoding glycoside hydrolase family 6 protein, with the translated sequence MSAREWLAANRVGMIAMGIFVSLVLVGAGFLAYTGLRTNLLRDGSFRLQPAVVEPSGDPFTTLPLYVDPHSQTVAAAAADSRFDALARVAQAKWFSDWSTTDTIASDLGTYLAGATARHELPVAVFYRIPSRDCGGYAEGGARDDSEYRTWVDRAASAVQGRPLVVVLEPDSIGMLGRCSDPGAQAALLGYAVHALARAGVWVYLDGGHSDWQSPEVMAKRLKQADVAEARGFATNVANYRPTADELDYGMQVSTALTTLGVKDKRFVVDTGRNGAPVAKGGWCNPKGARIGRAPALVFDGLNDGFLWIKDPGETDGTCRGGPPSGFWDELALMLLGQPSRLD